One Dreissena polymorpha isolate Duluth1 chromosome 9, UMN_Dpol_1.0, whole genome shotgun sequence genomic window carries:
- the LOC127846773 gene encoding uncharacterized protein LOC127846773, which produces MEAMERVLRSVNLDAHFFKFRSEIITPDHICKLTRKDFVNLGINSNADMMRLRVECIPFGKKNKVFKFEITKDMIHTLLESGFTVKDLAKMLDVSERTVFRRMSQFNIYVHSFTDIDNQTLDKRVRELITEYPRCGEKMIGQILRVRGIKVKRSQLRERLHIVDKKGIRERRHRRLHRRIYNVEAPNYVKRSQLRERLHIVDKEGIRERRHRRLHRRIYNVEAPNYKVKGDGTGHSR; this is translated from the exons ATGGAGGCAATGGAACGTGTTTTAAGAAGCGTTAACTTGgatgcacatttttttaaattcaggaGCGAAATAATAACCCCTGACCATATTTGTAAACTGACAAGGAAAGACTTTGTTAATCTTGGAATTAATAGCAATGCAGATATGATGAGATTACGTGTTGAATGTATCCCATTTGGAAAAAAGAACAAGGTGTTTAAGTTCGAAATAACAAAGGATATGATTCATACATTGTTGGAATCGGGCTTTACTGTGAAagatttggctaaaatgttggatGTATCAGAGAGAACAGTGTTTCGCCGAATGAGTCAGTTCAACATATATGTGcacagttttactgatattgaCAACCAAACGCTAGACAAACGTGTCAGAGAGCTTATTACCGAGTATCCTCGCTGCGGAGAGAAAATGATAGGACAGATACTTCGTGTGAGAGGAATAAAG GTAAAGAGGTCCCAATTAAGAGAACGACTGCACATTGTCGATAAAAAAGGGATTCGAGAGAGACGCCACAGACGTTTGCACAGAAGAATCTACAACGTGGAGGCCCCAAATTAT GTAAAGAGGTCCCAATTAAGAGAACGACTGCACATTGTCGATAAAGAAGGGATTCGAGAGAGACGCCACAGACGTTTGCACAGAAGAATCTACAACGTGGAGGCCCCAAATTAT AAAGTCAAAGGAGATGGAACAGGTCATTCAAGATGA